From the genome of Vicia villosa cultivar HV-30 ecotype Madison, WI linkage group LG2, Vvil1.0, whole genome shotgun sequence, one region includes:
- the LOC131651516 gene encoding uncharacterized protein LOC131651516, with translation MVLPDMFPKFVVSNEAKHEEVEDGVKSNELKDDVKPDQVKDDVRPVDVEINVGQQFTNEKLFTVQEHILEWVRMVVGNLGFNIVIGSSDNGSSQRQTFLTMRCERSGSNIPPIQKLKRDGTR, from the coding sequence ATGGTGCTCCCAGATATGTTTCCCAAATTTGTTGTAAGTAATGAAGCAAAACATGAAGAAGTGGAGGACGGTGTTAAATCGAATGAGTTGAAAGACGATGTTAAACCGGATCAGGTGAAAGACGATGTTAGACCAGTTGATGTCGAGATAAATGTTGgtcaacaatttacaaatgaaaaACTGTTTACTGTTCAGGAACATATCCTCGAATGGGTCCGCATGGTGGTTGGAAATttggggtttaacattgtaatTGGAAGTTCCGACAATGGTTCTAGCCAAAGGCAAACATTTTTAACCATGAGATGCGAGAGAAGTGGCTCGAATATTCCACCGATTCAGAAGTTGAAACGTGATGGCACTAGATAA
- the LOC131654112 gene encoding WAT1-related protein At1g09380-like, producing MSSICKVIDGVKAAFLMVMVQVAYAVCTILYKLVEKNNGMSLCVLLAYRYIFASIFMVPLAYFAERKSKPKITAKVLFQAFLCGLFG from the exons atgtcaTCTATTTGCAAGGTGATAGATGGAGTGAAAGCAGCATTTCTAATGGTGATGGTTCAGGTTGCTTATGCTGTTTGTACCATATTGTACAAATTGGTTGAAAAGAATAATGGAATGAGTTTGTGTGTACTTTTGGCTTATCGTTACATCTTTGCATCAATTTTCATGGTTCCTCTTGCTTATTTCGCTGAAAG GAAAAGCAAACCGAAGATCACAGCGAAAGTTCTTTTTCAAGCATTCCTGTGTGGATTATTTGGGTAA